The following DNA comes from Carassius auratus strain Wakin chromosome 46, ASM336829v1, whole genome shotgun sequence.
TATTGTTATGAAATAACCCTTAGTAAGACTCCATGGAGTtggtaattttataaaataaaaaaacatattttatatttcatttccaCCTAAGAATGTTATTAGATGCAATACATAATATGAGATGTGATGGAAATGACATTAGTTGAAGAAATACTGTCATGCGAGAGAGGTGCGCACAACCCATCCTTAACCAGTCCGGTTGTAATATGTTCTATCTGAGGTTTCGGGGGAAATGGAAGACGGCTGTTCTGCAGGCCCCCCTGCCGGGACAATTCCAGAGTTCTGCTGTCTTGGCTTCTTCTCCCCCGCTTCTATCACATGGAGCAAATTTGTAACACAATGACATTGTACCATGATGTCATCATCATTTCAGTTCCATTTTATGTGAAGCATCTGTTGGCACCATCCTTCGCCAACAGATTTTGTAGGGTTTCGCTTTTGTAACTACAGATGTAGAGCTGCTTTGGAACAAACGCAAAGACTGAACCTTTTGTTATCAGGATTCGAAACAGAAACATAATCATGTGCTTACTGAATTGGGTTACCAGGGTCATaagagctttgtgtgtgtgtgtgttttcaactgTAGAAAGCAACTTCTTTGACCTTTTATAGAATTGTTTACTCTAAATATGATTACCAGGCTCTCTGAGagtcaaaacatttctaaacatcTCAGCAgaatttttgtaaatatacagtatatctataGTACAATCTCCAAAAATGAAACAATTTTAAGGTTTTCTAAGTTTACAAATTTTGGAACTGAATTGCATGTCCTTACTTTTCCTGTTACAAATGTCATTGAAATAATGGAGCAGATGCAATCACATAACACCCACCCAAAATACTCCAGAAACCACTTAGCAATACCCTAGTGACCACATAGCAATGTCAACCAAACTGGCAGCCACCTAGATAGAATGCCCAGGAAGAGCTCAGAAATACCAAACAAAATACCCTAGAAACCATCCAGAATACACTGGCAACTGCTTAACAACCGCTTACAATACCTTAGTAACCACATTTGCTAAGTTAGTAATTTTTGCACAGGCcaacaccactcacattttcttaagTCAAGAGTACCTCTGGCATGATTAATGAAGTGTCATTGTTTTCTTGTTCAGTAGCCACTGAGTACATCATCACACTGAGTACAGGAGCACCACAAGGATGTGTTTTGAGCCCGCTGCTTTATTCCCTCTACACCTATGACTGTGCGTCCTCTCACTTCTGCGGATGATACAGTGGTGATGGGCCTCATCTCCAACAACAATTTGGCTGCCTACCTTGATGAAGTAGAAAGTCTGACATCATGGTGCTAAACAAACGGTCTCTTTCTGAATGTCAGAAAAACCAAGAAGCTGgtcgtggacttcaggaggagGCCGCAGCGCACCTACACCGCACTCATCATTAACGGGACcccagtggagagagtgagcagcttcAAATATCTTGGTGCACACATCTCTGAGGACCTGAACTGGACTAATCACATTTAAGCTCAAGTTAAAAAAGCCAGATGACTGTACCATCTGAGACTCCTGAGAAAATCCAAGGTTTACCCTggaatcctgaaaactttctatatCTGTAGAAAATATATTGACTCAGTGCATTTCAACCAGGATCGTACAGCCCTGCAAAGAGTAGTGCGCTCATCTGAGGGCATCTCCAGAActgatctcccctctctgcaagacATCCCCACCAGGAGATGTAAATCTAAGGCTGTTAAGATCTTCAAAAAATCCACATAACCTGGAAATCCACTGTTTAATCTGCTACTGTCAGGCGGACACTTCCGCAGTCTGATGGCAAAAACAAAGAGGCTTAGGAGGAGCTTCTTCCCTCACGCtatcagactactaaacatggacatttATACAATGCACTTTAGAGACTCTGGGAGTGTAGAGTTACCCACTGACTCTCTGCACACTGCACTTTTTTGAGATAAGCTAACTATGCAACTCATCCTCACTGCACGttgtttacatctctgcacatcatctgtgtagttgtttaatatattgtgtatttcattatttgtatttaaatttctcAGATTTTTGCACAGTgtaaaaagagtatgccagacctacatttcaAAGCTTGTTGTATGTCATAGGCTATAAGTTGTACGtgacaaataaaatcttgaatcttgctGTATCAGACGTCATAAAGTGCTGTTGTTACACATGTACCACTTCTACGAGTATGTTAAACACGTCTATATTTCAAACTTTAAGAAGGACATTTGCCTTCAGGGTAAAGCAAGTGTGCACTGGTTTTAACCAGAAGCATGCACACACTGACCCCATCAACCCCCACAATATTTCTCTCATTAAATTAAAAAGCAGATTGTTTGTGTGTTGACACATTTCCTATAAATCAGAGAGACCTGTACAACTAAAAACATAAGGCTTCTAACGGTTGAGCAGGATAAAACCTGTCATTATTCAAAATCATGACTGATCCTGATCAGTTTTAATCATGATATGATTAAAAGTCAAGAGAGTTAGACTTCCAGTTTATTCAAGCCCTGACAGTAATGTCCCTTAGGCTGATATCTGATCTTCATAAGACTGGAATGTTCAAATTGTTTGTCTCAGCGATGGTAAACAAACAATGAAAGATTGGACACTAATTTCATGTTTCTTTGTAAAACTATTAAGATGTAAATCAGATTTCATATATGTCAAACATCATTTGGGCCCTGACGAAAGTGCTTCAGCTGTGGTAGAAGAGTTCGTTTTTCCCTTGTACAAAGCCATACATACATCTGAAGTGCTGTagatttaaaggtatagttctccccaaaatttaaatttgatgtttACCTGCTtaaccccagggcatccaagatgtaggtgactttgtttatccagtagaacacaaattattatttttagcttcAGTCATTGCAGTCTCTCACTCAATGCATAGCAAATGGTTACACAATCTATGagagtaaaataaaacatgcacagacaaatccatattaaaccctgcagctcgtgatgataaactgatgtgtaaagacacaaaatgattggtctgtgcaagaaactgaacagtatttatatgattttttgaCACTCCTaactgagattgtagatagagtatcaatggtccatttgagagataccTGTAGGTTGGTGgaaatgcacttataagtctgcgatctgccataATACAGGAAGAAGAATGCCTCACACACTTGCTACATTGAAGTGCATTCacaagagttctaacagttcagacattgtgtgaatcagaggtaaacaAAAACgacataaatactgttcagtttcttgcacagactgatcgttttgtgtctttactcaTCAGTGTATCGTCACgcgccgcagggtttaatttggatttgtctgtgcatgttATTTTTACTCTCATAGACTCTGTTACCATTTGCCATGCATTGAACGACTGAGAGACTGCAACGACTGAAGCTAAAATTCATAATTTGTGTTGTACTGAAGagacaaagtcacctacatcttggatgccctgggggtaagaagataaacatcaaattttcatttttggttgaactatccattTATTTAATAGATCACAGGTGTGTTCAAAAGTTAGATTTCTGACACTTTCTGGGCAAATTCCATTTAAAGTGAACACCACTGTGCCCTACTCACTCCAAAGTGCACTTGAGGTGAAGGGTGCAGGGAATTACTGCCTCTCATGAATTGAATATGAATCTTATCTTGATGACGTAACAGCAGAAgcatacataacaaaaaaaatcagctgtGAAGATATAACGAAATATAAAAATCACGCCAGTTAcattatttttctcattaaatcacattttaactGTTGTTTGTTCCTCTAGCATATTTGGTAATATGTAAATGATATTTCGTGGTCAGCTTGTATCATATTCATATTCAGATACTAGGTAACTACTCAGAATGATTACCTCAGGGTTTCACgatttttatttgcttgtttactGATAGAACTTTTCAGTGAGCTGTTATTAACTGTGACTGATGAAGAAATGCTGTGTAATCCTTTTCATTGTGGTTTCCACTAAGTTACTTCCACTACATTACAATAGTGTTTCCTTCTTTCATCATGTAGTGTTACTGGAGTCCCAGGATGTCCTTTTAGCAAACAATAGTCTGTACATCAAATGTCAAGGGCGTTGGAACTCTACTGTATTTCCATTACTTTTTATAGAACCACCAAATGCATGTGCTCTGATAGATTGGCACAGGATTATGGGAATGCATAATCTATCACAGGCATCGGCTAATGAGGGCTTTCTAGGTTTTGATTGAACTCCTTCCAGTTTCTATACACATCAAAGACACATCATCTAACATTTATAAAGAATGCCTTGGAAACTGAAGCAAGagttttggttacactttatttcgttagtccactttagacattctactgactataagtaattttgtaactacatgtcaactacatatcaacttaatctcagaaatttgcaactacatgtctacaaactctcagagtagactgttagggtaggtttagggttagtgttaggggtaggtttaggcttagtataagttgacaataagttgacaaagaaagtgttagaagatattaagcagacagtctactaatactctactaactgctagttgacatgtagttgcaaagttacctactgctagtagaatgtataaagtggactatcaaaataaagtgttaccagagtTTTTACTGTGCATGGCGTATGTGGTTCGGAGAACAGATTTTAGGCCCAGCTGATTAGCTAATGCACAGAACAGGACCGCAAATGAATGTTCAGGCATATCACTTCTgaaacagatataaaaaaaaaattaaaattaaattaaaattgtgcATACAAGTATAAACCTATTTAAATGTATAGTTCACAGCTTTTAAGCAAGGAATTGCCAAGACTCAACGTGCAATATCTAAGTGCAGGGAAGAATAGTCACACAGAAACCGAGAACCATAGACAAACAATTTGCCattgtctttattttaaaaaagcaagtCAAGTTCATAGTTCGCATTAGCACCTTTAACGAAAAACACAATACTCAATCAAACGTTCTCAACATCCTGTTCTTACAACAAGATTACACAGATGTCTCTATAACTGGAGACCCGAGAAACAGCAATTCTAATAAGACGTCCAAACAGTCCCTGTGAGCACTGTAAAGTCTGGCTGATGCCAGATAAGAGTTTAAAGGCCTGTTATTAAGAAAGTGTGTAATGCTGTGTGGGTTGAGGAGGTCAGAAGGCTGGAGGAATGTTATCTAGAGCTGTGTGGATCTGTGCATGGCTTCCAGCAACCCTGAGGCCCTTAATGAGACTGTGAGCTTATTGAGTGGCAGCATCAACAACGTCCTGTTTTTACCAAGCAGGGGCGGTGTTGGCAAGTCGTCGCATACGCCTGCGGAAAAAAAAGGACGTATTACTCATGTGTAATACTAATACATATTATATGGCAAGCAAGTCGGAATAACATATAACGTACTAAttgcaaaaaattaattaaaagaaaatataggataaaaatatctaaaataaaattgcGTCTAATTTGAGCATCTTTCTTACCTCGTGTTTCTGTCCTGATCTCTGATTTTCTTTTCCATCTCTGCATCTGTCAGGGTCTCCAGGAGAGGGCACCACTGATCGGCATCACCTGAGTTCCGGATGGCAATCTCCACAGTTGGTAAGGGGTTCTCACTACAGGAAATGAGCCATATGGAGTCAGAAGTGGACagcataaattaaacattatggAATCCCAATGATGCTTTACTGATGACCACTGAGGCATAGAGGTGATGAATGATCTTTGAAATATCTTTGACATTTTTGTTAAGAAAAACTATTTCTATATTCATACAATTTACTTGTTCTAActatcacacaaaaaaaaagagaaaaaaaagcaatgctGTGCACATGCAGGGATCAAACAGAACGGTCACATGACCACTGTCTGTTCTGCTATCACTACGTTCATGCTATTTCTatcatttctaaaaaataaaataaaaacctgcatTATACATTCGCAACATGTCCACATACAGGGACAAGTGCtgcaaagatataaaaaaataagaagagatGAAAGTACTCAGCTTCCCAGGGAATGAAACGTGGGGGGGTAAGAGGGAGAGAAGATGAAGAAATTTTGAAGTATATTGACCTGAAATCAGACCTATTGGAACAGACAGTGGGAGAAGCAAACAATTAGAAGGTTATAGCAAAGCAAAAATAAGAAGCAATGAAGTTAATCACAAAGAATGAAACAAAAACTTGATCTTGTAACATTCTAACAGTTCTAACTGAACCACAAAGCAAATAACGGGCCATTTTCACCTATGATCTACTGACATTGTACTGGTTATCCCCCACAAATCCCGACCCTTAAAAGGCAAAAGTAGGGTTGCGAGCCATGCATGAGAAAAGCAACTGAATTACGaaacattatgaaaaaaataatgtggTCTGTACTGCAGGGAGAATAATAACTGTATAGAGTTATTTTATAACCAACTGAGGAAGAAAGACACACATAAAACTACTTCAAGGCACAATAAATGCTTGAACGGTTGTCTGCTTGTTGTTGGATAAATAATTGAGATTATAAAGAACCAGTGTATGGGCCAGACCGCATTAAAGATGGCCTCAATTTAGTGGCATAAACAAGACAtgctgtgtgtatttgtgtatatatgaCCACATAATAAAGAGTAATGCAAATCCCACTGGATTCGACCTAAGAAGAACAcattaaatcattcatttaaatggaaTCAGGCCGCTGACATCTCTACAGACACAGGCTATAGATACAGGACAAAcacagcacaaacaaacacatatcaACATAAATATCACATGCAAGAATACATATGacactgttaaaaaaatgaaaaagtagaAAGAAATCCATTTTCATAAGTCTCAGAAACGCAGTAAAGTCATTTGCATGATTGAATATAcatcaacctaaatctaaatctgaaatcgattattatcattactattattacttttGTTATGGATTTCATCATAGTAGTTCCTAGCTTGACAGTGATTAGAAATCCATCCTCAATACATAACTCATAAGCATCTTTCTCACTGGTCAGAAAGTTTTTGCAGTAagcggaaaaaaaaaatcagccttcACTCAAAGTACAGTAGTTGGATCACTGTAACAGAATTTATAGTTTCATATGGTTTTTCAGTCGGTTTACAATATACCTACTGATTATTGGGTAAATTCCAAGGCAATATTACAGGCTGGGGACATAATTCATTCTCTGGCATATGACAGTGAGGTGGTGATATCAATAAATACTAAAGAACAAATCATGTCTCAACAGTAAGCCACAGAGAGACAAACCACAGCGAGTCTTCCTTTACGCCCACTGTACTGTTTACAAATGAGTCTGGAGATCATGTCAGCAAGTATAAATCATGGCAAGCGGTGCTTTCGAAAACACAACTGTCCTAAAATGACTCCACAGGGAATCCAGTGTTTTCGGAGAGGATTGTGCATCAAAAACCAAGCAACCACTTCATTTATGGACTACCATATTAACATATAGCATCCTTAAACTAAAAGCCTAAGGCACATGGATTTTCTAGCAATAGTTTTGCCCTGCAGCACACACTGTGAACAAGAATAAACATCTTGTGCTTGTGTATACGAGAAAGCAAGCTGAACTTGAACTCAAACTGATGTTTGAGCATTAACCCACTGGCCATTATTGGAAATGCATGCATGTTGCCCACCTGAAGGCGTACGTCCTCTGATGCCAGCTGAGCTGTCCGCGGATGCTGTATGCAATGGTGGTCACAAACTCTCCTCCAAGGCCCAGCTCAGAGCAGAGCTTCAATGCAAACGTTTCTGGCGAGTTCTCCTTCTCTGACATGTCCCATTCGAACTGGTCCACCAGAGAGATGTTCCCCACGTGAATGTTTAGCTGAAAGCACAATAAAAGTTGGCAACAGAATTAACCACATTCATTATGATTGGTCAGTGTTTAACGCAACAAGACCATTTTACAGACACACATTAATCAGGCCTTGACAGACGAACTAATTAAgcccaaaattattaaaattaacctCTCTTTGTATTAGGATGGCATTGTAAAACATACCTTAATGATGACCCTCTGGTCCGTCTGCTCATCCAGAATGCTGTCGGTGGGATAGGACTCGATCTGCTGTCTAATGGCCGAGGCGATAGCAGGGACGAAGGCCAGAGGATTCAAGTCCAGGTCATCACACAGGATCTCAGCAAACATCTCTGGCGTCATAAGTTTCTCTGGAGATGCAAAAGCAGACAGTGTTAAACTTCTGTGCTTGCATGTATTTAGCACAAATTGATCTTTGCTTTTCTTATGCATTACTGTTGAAAAGCAATGCAAAACAAAAGTAAAGCAACAAATGTTCAACTTTTTTTCACCTTACCATTCATGTTCCAGGTGAAGGCATCTCTGAGCTTTTGCCCATCAATCTCCATGTCCAGGCGGATAGGCACCAGGACCTCTGCCTGAGAAGCGTTTTCGTGGATGACTGCGGGGTCGTGGTCATCGAAACTATGCATTGATGAGAAGCAGAGACCCATAAACATACTCTATCGTTTAATAAGCACCATGTGCTCAACATGTGCTGTTAAACTCCACGTTCTGAACAACAGCCTACATTTTTCCTTCATGTCCTGCCCTTTGCTGTCACAACAAATGCCCCAATATTTAACAACCTACATATGTGATTAAGTGAAGGATTAAAAACGCTGGTCTTGTAATTACAGCAGAATAGATTTGTTTTGAACACACTGGAGCAATGCTTGAAACCAACAGCTGGCTGGCTGCATTCAAGTCTGAAGTGTCTCACTAAAGCCAATCACTGACATTTACCAAAGCCTTCAGAAGGGAGTGCTGACAGTATTACAGGGAGCAGTACATATACTGTAGCTAAATATCCTAGGAGGAAGTCCGCTTGGCATAAGATGATGTAGGGTAATTGAGGACCTAAAACCACAAATCCATCTGGCTAActtttgtttttcaggaaaaTGGGGACTTTTGAGTGTTTGGACCGTCAACAGGTTATCTTCTCATGTGGAAGGTCAGCATGTCCAAAGAAAACAAGAGTATTTGCTTTTCATAACTTAACCGGAAAAGATTTGGTCAGCGATAAACAACAtacttgggaaaaaaaaaacctcttagcAAAATCAAGCCAGTGTTTTGGTCTATTGCTTCAGCTGCTGACCCAAAGCAACCCAGTAATGGGAAGTACGTAGCGGAAATGTGATTTTGTTCCTTAGAAAACATCCTCTGGTTAGATATTGCCCTGATAGCAATCAACCATAGTAATCAACCGTGGCttatgatgagctttgtaaaaatcaacacgtttcagaaaggcggggcatagtgGAGCaacaaaatgtacagtatgtggaaaataatgtgttttttaaactacaaaccgcataaaaacattgcattacaccaaataatgttatttttagccaCGTCATATGTCCCCTTTACATTCAGTCATATACCCttcaatatatttgtaataaaattattacaGTCATGCCAGAGTctaatttccagcagccattattccagtcttcaatgtccaagattcttcagaaatcattctaatctgctgatttggtgctcaagaaacatttcttattattgtcaatgttgaaaacagttgtgtggtttaatattaatatacagcTACAACTTGAATTTATTGacatattttgatcaatttaatgcggcCTTGCTGAATACTctcaacttttgaatggtagtttttgtttttaaagctaaTAGCAATGGATGAAAATCCAGAAAACAGAAGGGAGAACTTGTCAAACACTCATTAAACATCTCACCATAATGGAAAGGTCCTTTTCTTGTCACGTCCCATTCTGTTTCTGTTGATAGTGGTGGAGCAAGGCACTGCGTCCAGGTGGTGGGAGCTGTTGGGCAGGGTGGGCACCCACTGACTGCTCCTCTTAGCTTTTTGCTCCCTAAGTCCAGACACAGAGTCACAAAAACATAAACtccaaaagaacaaaaaaataaataaaaatgaactagaAGAATATTGTCcttgaattaaatgaaaaaaaaaaaaaactttaaaattaagaaattatctttatataaatcatttatatagAATACATCACtcaaaaaactatatttaaaaattgCCATTTTCCATTCACAAAACTTCCTGGAAATGtccatatttgtaataaaaaaaataaaaaaaacaagtaatgcatttattatatattttttccttcttCCTTATTTTGTGTTTAGACCTGTATGTCACATAAACGGAGACCCCCGGACTCCTTACCTGAGATATGCCGGAGGCTCTGTGCTAATGGACACAGCCTTGTACTTCTCATCATTCCCCTCGAAGATCTCCTCACATTCAGACGCCTTCAGCAGGGTCACACTGGTGGCTAAATTTGTGTAACCATGATCTAACACAAAAAGAACACTGCACAAACTGCTGTCCAGAAGCAGGACTATGACTATGAGGTAGGTGTCGCTTACAGATGCTTTCTGGACTTAAGACCATTTAAAGGGAAAGGAATCACTTACCATGTGATGATGCTACAATTTTCTTCCTCTCCTCCATGGATGCGAGACGTCTCCATAGTGACGGGTACCGCTTATACAGAGAGCCTCTGAACATACGCAGGTAGTTTCCAACCTAAAGAAGAAGATTAAGCCCCCCAAAATacttaaagcaaaataaaacattttctttccttttttgctTCTTTTTAATGCACTGGACACTTTTGAGTCTTTGGGCTTTTTTGCTTCCATAACATATCTTTTAGTCAGACCAGTggaaaggaaacattaaaaatacacattcaagtttttattttatttgtgtattagaATCTATCTATATGCATCAATTTCTCAAAACGAGTTTTTTTCCTCCTGCATTAAGCAACACATCTTTACCTCAATAGCACTTTCATACAGTAAAATGTACAGTTTCATTCCTGTCTATATTCAGAAGGT
Coding sequences within:
- the LOC113064104 gene encoding SWI/SNF-related matrix-associated actin-dependent regulator of chromatin subfamily B member 1-A-like isoform X1 produces the protein MALSKTFGQKPIKFQLEEDGDFYMIGSEVGNYLRMFRGSLYKRYPSLWRRLASMEERKKIVASSHDHGYTNLATSVTLLKASECEEIFEGNDEKYKAVSISTEPPAYLREQKAKRSSQWVPTLPNSSHHLDAVPCSTTINRNRMGRDKKRTFPLCFDDHDPAVIHENASQAEVLVPIRLDMEIDGQKLRDAFTWNMNEKLMTPEMFAEILCDDLDLNPLAFVPAIASAIRQQIESYPTDSILDEQTDQRVIIKLNIHVGNISLVDQFEWDMSEKENSPETFALKLCSELGLGGEFVTTIAYSIRGQLSWHQRTYAFRSDFSENPLPTVEIAIRNSGDADQWCPLLETLTDAEMEKKIRDQDRNTRRMRRLANTAPAW
- the LOC113064104 gene encoding SWI/SNF-related matrix-associated actin-dependent regulator of chromatin subfamily B member 1-like isoform X4, whose product is MALSKTFGQKPIKFQLEEDGDFYMIGSEVGNYLRMFRGSLYKRYPSLWRRLASMEERKKIVASSHATSVTLLKASECEEIFEGNDEKYKAVSISTEPPAYLREQKAKRSSQWVPTLPNSSHHLDAVPCSTTINRNRMGRDKKRTFPLCFDDHDPAVIHENASQAEVLVPIRLDMEIDGQKLRDAFTWNMNEKLMTPEMFAEILCDDLDLNPLAFVPAIASAIRQQIESYPTDSILDEQTDQRVIIKLNIHVGNISLVDQFEWDMSEKENSPETFALKLCSELGLGGEFVTTIAYSIRGQLSWHQRTYAFSENPLPTVEIAIRNSGDADQWCPLLETLTDAEMEKKIRDQDRNTRRMRRLANTAPAW
- the LOC113064104 gene encoding SWI/SNF-related matrix-associated actin-dependent regulator of chromatin subfamily B member 1-like isoform X3, which encodes MALSKTFGQKPIKFQLEEDGDFYMIGSEVGNYLRMFRGSLYKRYPSLWRRLASMEERKKIVASSHATSVTLLKASECEEIFEGNDEKYKAVSISTEPPAYLREQKAKRSSQWVPTLPNSSHHLDAVPCSTTINRNRMGRDKKRTFPLCFDDHDPAVIHENASQAEVLVPIRLDMEIDGQKLRDAFTWNMNEKLMTPEMFAEILCDDLDLNPLAFVPAIASAIRQQIESYPTDSILDEQTDQRVIIKLNIHVGNISLVDQFEWDMSEKENSPETFALKLCSELGLGGEFVTTIAYSIRGQLSWHQRTYAFRSDFSENPLPTVEIAIRNSGDADQWCPLLETLTDAEMEKKIRDQDRNTRRMRRLANTAPAW
- the LOC113064104 gene encoding SWI/SNF-related matrix-associated actin-dependent regulator of chromatin subfamily B member 1-A-like isoform X2; translation: MALSKTFGQKPIKFQLEEDGDFYMIGSEVGNYLRMFRGSLYKRYPSLWRRLASMEERKKIVASSHDHGYTNLATSVTLLKASECEEIFEGNDEKYKAVSISTEPPAYLREQKAKRSSQWVPTLPNSSHHLDAVPCSTTINRNRMGRDKKRTFPLCFDDHDPAVIHENASQAEVLVPIRLDMEIDGQKLRDAFTWNMNEKLMTPEMFAEILCDDLDLNPLAFVPAIASAIRQQIESYPTDSILDEQTDQRVIIKLNIHVGNISLVDQFEWDMSEKENSPETFALKLCSELGLGGEFVTTIAYSIRGQLSWHQRTYAFSENPLPTVEIAIRNSGDADQWCPLLETLTDAEMEKKIRDQDRNTRRMRRLANTAPAW